A single Thermoanaerobacterium sp. RBIITD DNA region contains:
- a CDS encoding 50S ribosomal protein L25/general stress protein Ctc, whose translation MQNVDLEAVLREPGKNAARKLKEKGYIPAILYGKGMESIPLAVETSKLRTIVQKHGRNALLNIIVNGATHQAILKEEQKDKLSGKVIHIDFQRIDMNEKIEATVPLKVEGVGIIESKGFLVQHQMWELHVESLPGSLPEEITIDVSRMNVGDTLHVKDINVPEGVDKLDAPDEVVLTVVVPKNADVPETTTEETSDTTTGNTDENK comes from the coding sequence ATGCAAAATGTCGATCTTGAAGCTGTTTTGAGAGAGCCGGGTAAGAATGCAGCCCGTAAATTAAAGGAAAAGGGCTACATTCCTGCCATTTTATACGGTAAGGGCATGGAGAGCATTCCACTGGCTGTAGAAACTAGTAAGCTTCGCACAATTGTACAAAAGCACGGCAGGAATGCCCTCCTCAATATAATAGTAAATGGTGCAACACATCAGGCTATTTTGAAAGAAGAACAGAAAGATAAACTCTCTGGGAAGGTAATACATATAGATTTTCAGAGGATTGATATGAATGAGAAGATTGAAGCTACAGTACCTCTTAAGGTTGAAGGCGTTGGGATTATTGAAAGCAAAGGATTCCTTGTTCAACATCAAATGTGGGAATTGCATGTTGAATCATTGCCTGGTTCATTACCAGAAGAAATAACCATTGATGTATCAAGAATGAATGTTGGTGACACACTGCATGTTAAAGACATAAATGTTCCAGAAGGTGTTGATAAACTCGATGCACCTGACGAAGTTGTATTAACTGTTGTTGTACCAAAGAATGCAGACGTTCCTGAGACAACAACAGAGGAAACTTCTGATACAACAACTGGAAATACAGATGAAAATAAATAA
- a CDS encoding FAD-dependent oxidoreductase, whose protein sequence is MDIYNFDKRQIPIIDKYDVIVVGGGTAGSTAAIASAREGLKTLLIEKYGFLGGSSTASQVMPMMHVNIESNPASSIDKEIRKRLMNSGYGAKDPYGNDGWFNPEMMKFVLEEMFLEYGGIILYDTDFIDAIVDENTINGIIVNNRSGLNAIMGKIVIDCTGDANVAFSSGVPCFIGDEKTGKNQAISLRFMIGNIDLIRFQSFLKDIGQNWGLDYPLIETAMVWKSGFPLESIFKKGLENKEINYEDGAYFQAFSIPGMPGVMSFNCPEIPDINDSINAEKISYSYQKGREMIQRLYKFLKKYLSGFEESYILSVAPMIGIRESRRIRGKYVLSINDYNNRSKFDDAIAKTAYPVDIHGMRAEYEVIPLKNNEYFEIPFRCLVPLNIDGLLVAGRCISSTFIAQSSIRIQPTCRATGEAAGIAAAHCIKYNIKVSEIEGSDIRKIMRTYGYNI, encoded by the coding sequence ATGGATATATATAATTTTGACAAAAGACAAATTCCTATAATTGATAAATATGATGTTATAGTTGTTGGTGGCGGTACAGCTGGCTCTACAGCCGCAATTGCATCAGCAAGGGAAGGTCTTAAAACACTACTAATTGAAAAATATGGATTTCTTGGTGGTTCATCGACAGCGTCACAAGTTATGCCAATGATGCATGTCAATATAGAAAGCAACCCTGCGTCATCAATCGACAAAGAAATCCGGAAACGACTTATGAATTCCGGGTATGGTGCGAAAGATCCATATGGAAACGATGGATGGTTTAATCCTGAAATGATGAAATTTGTCCTTGAAGAGATGTTTCTAGAATATGGTGGCATAATTTTATATGATACTGATTTTATAGATGCGATAGTAGACGAAAATACAATAAATGGTATTATAGTAAATAATAGATCTGGACTAAATGCAATAATGGGAAAGATAGTAATTGATTGTACCGGTGATGCTAATGTGGCATTTTCTTCTGGTGTACCATGCTTTATTGGTGATGAAAAAACAGGCAAAAATCAGGCAATTTCTTTACGATTTATGATAGGAAATATTGATCTTATAAGGTTTCAGTCATTTCTTAAAGATATTGGCCAGAATTGGGGATTAGACTATCCACTTATTGAAACTGCAATGGTATGGAAGAGCGGCTTCCCTCTCGAAAGTATTTTTAAAAAAGGCCTTGAGAATAAAGAAATTAATTACGAGGATGGGGCTTACTTTCAAGCATTTTCTATACCTGGTATGCCAGGTGTAATGTCATTTAATTGTCCGGAGATTCCAGATATTAATGATTCAATTAATGCAGAAAAAATATCTTATTCATACCAAAAAGGCAGAGAAATGATTCAAAGGCTTTATAAATTCTTAAAAAAATATTTATCAGGTTTTGAAGAAAGTTATATATTGTCTGTTGCACCTATGATAGGAATAAGAGAATCAAGAAGAATTAGAGGAAAGTATGTTTTAAGCATTAATGATTATAACAATAGGTCAAAATTTGATGATGCAATTGCAAAAACGGCATATCCTGTTGACATACATGGTATGAGAGCGGAGTATGAGGTAATTCCACTTAAAAATAACGAATACTTCGAAATACCATTTAGATGTCTTGTACCGTTAAATATAGATGGGTTATTAGTTGCCGGAAGATGTATATCTTCAACCTTTATAGCCCAATCATCCATCAGAATTCAACCAACGTGCAGAGCAACAGGTGAAGCCGCAGGAATTGCTGCTGCCCATTGTATTAAATATAATATTAAAGTAAGTGAAATAGAAGGAAGTGACATAAGGAAAATTATGAGAACTTACGGTTATAATATATAA
- a CDS encoding beta-N-acetylglucosaminidase domain-containing protein produces MFDIIPEPKEIFYTGKEKIYKESVKILLNRNAVFKKFPDFIKIVKMNGDIKLILNKNDTIPSEGYKITIKDDVIIEYGDDRGCQFAVDTFLSLFEKTGDYIILPEIEIIDWPSFKMRGVIEGFYGKPWSYEDRLEMISFLRKCKMNTYFYAPKDDPFHREKWREQYSDELFNKLDNLIKKCKDESVDFIFSISPGNSIKYTDENDFRLLCEKYNAIADKGIRKFALLLDDIDYKLKYKEDVDKFITLGNAHAYLCNKIFNYLEGKYGNIEFIICPTEYHQTGDSEYRKSLRVNLDENILVIWTGIGVCAPTISSDDADKISSIYEHKLLLWDNYPVNDYSKNNLYLGAVINRSRDLYKHNNQFILSNPMNQAEASKISLITYSYYMWNPEGYNPEIALKKAYKDIGGDGWHYIKILCENAENPPMWPLMTHVGWLIEKYKLTKNNTVLEELSNLFEDIYKLPENLEMFVDNKRFLEDIRPWYKRIKLDGEIGKVAINVIKGKENVCALKELLNESTKIENKYLDKTVYNFYNNIADELG; encoded by the coding sequence ATGTTTGATATTATTCCAGAACCTAAAGAAATATTTTATACAGGTAAAGAAAAGATATATAAAGAATCTGTAAAAATCCTACTTAATAGAAATGCTGTTTTTAAAAAATTTCCCGACTTTATAAAAATAGTCAAAATGAATGGGGACATAAAGTTAATATTAAATAAAAATGATACAATACCAAGCGAAGGTTACAAAATAACTATTAAAGATGATGTCATTATAGAGTATGGCGATGATAGAGGATGCCAATTTGCCGTTGACACATTTTTAAGTTTGTTTGAGAAAACTGGAGATTATATTATTTTGCCCGAAATAGAAATAATCGATTGGCCTTCATTTAAGATGAGGGGCGTTATTGAAGGTTTTTATGGTAAACCATGGAGCTATGAAGACAGGCTCGAAATGATATCATTTTTGAGAAAATGCAAGATGAACACATATTTCTATGCGCCAAAGGATGATCCATTCCATAGGGAAAAATGGAGGGAACAATATTCTGATGAGCTATTTAATAAATTAGATAATCTTATTAAGAAGTGCAAAGACGAAAGTGTGGACTTTATTTTTTCTATAAGCCCAGGTAACTCTATAAAATACACTGATGAAAATGACTTTAGATTATTATGTGAAAAATACAATGCAATTGCAGATAAAGGCATAAGGAAATTTGCTTTACTATTAGATGATATTGATTATAAATTAAAATATAAAGAGGATGTTGATAAGTTTATAACGCTTGGAAATGCACATGCATATTTATGCAATAAGATTTTTAATTATCTTGAAGGTAAATACGGCAATATTGAATTTATAATATGTCCAACGGAATATCATCAAACTGGGGATTCTGAATACAGAAAAAGTCTCAGAGTAAATCTCGATGAAAATATATTAGTTATTTGGACAGGAATAGGCGTATGTGCACCGACGATATCATCTGATGATGCCGACAAAATATCAAGTATATATGAACATAAGCTTTTATTATGGGATAACTATCCTGTAAATGATTATTCGAAGAATAATTTGTATTTAGGAGCAGTAATAAATAGGAGCCGTGATTTGTATAAGCACAATAACCAGTTTATTCTATCAAACCCTATGAATCAGGCAGAAGCATCGAAGATTTCTCTTATTACGTATTCATATTATATGTGGAATCCTGAAGGATATAATCCCGAAATAGCACTTAAAAAAGCATATAAGGATATTGGTGGGGATGGATGGCATTATATTAAAATATTGTGTGAAAATGCAGAAAATCCGCCTATGTGGCCTTTAATGACTCACGTAGGGTGGTTAATAGAAAAATATAAGCTAACAAAAAATAATACGGTGCTGGAAGAACTCAGTAATTTATTTGAAGACATATATAAGTTACCGGAAAATTTAGAAATGTTCGTAGATAATAAAAGATTTTTAGAAGATATAAGACCATGGTATAAAAGAATTAAGTTAGATGGTGAAATAGGGAAAGTAGCTATAAATGTAATAAAAGGAAAAGAAAATGTATGTGCTCTAAAAGAATTACTAAATGAAAGTACAAAAATTGAAAATAAATATTTGGACAAAACTGTATATAATTTTTATAATAACATAGCTGATGAATTGGGGTGA
- a CDS encoding alpha amylase family protein: MVKDYYLWIEIQANKDRIIDVKYFENILNKCINSGIDSIILSVKDTSGFGIFNSNIVPHYSVFDEEFEKDKDYLDLYIKMAHDKNLKIFAAIDVFSEGNKDKKNILSKGFEKPRWQTYMYGIDNFGNVSIRPIIGVNGLKTFDSIDDFSDVFVNPVRDDVQQYEADIIKEVVENYDIDGIVLDRVRFIGLAADFSEYTKDKFEEFIGEKVNNWPEDIYKLKMDEHGKKHVLYGSLFGKWITFKAYIIKRFILKIRSIINNLNKKVEFIDYVGSWYSLYYQVGANWASEKYIPEDYPWVSKEYSKTGYAEYVDKLMSGFYYPEVTIDEAIKNNRPAYWYSVEGSSVIAKKATMGVTPIIGSLFVKQYEDNPYQFNKAINMCLNKSQGCMIFDLCYIDDYNWWNLIKR, translated from the coding sequence TTGGTTAAAGATTATTATCTTTGGATAGAGATACAGGCAAATAAAGATAGAATAATAGATGTTAAATATTTTGAAAATATCCTTAATAAATGTATTAATTCGGGTATTGATTCAATAATACTAAGTGTTAAAGATACATCCGGCTTTGGCATATTTAATAGCAATATTGTTCCACATTATAGCGTTTTTGATGAGGAATTTGAGAAAGATAAAGATTATCTGGATTTGTATATTAAGATGGCACATGATAAAAATTTAAAAATTTTTGCTGCAATAGATGTATTTTCAGAGGGAAATAAAGATAAGAAAAATATTTTGTCAAAAGGCTTTGAAAAACCTAGATGGCAGACATATATGTATGGAATAGATAATTTTGGTAATGTTTCTATAAGACCTATAATAGGAGTAAATGGGCTAAAAACGTTTGATTCTATCGATGATTTTTCTGATGTTTTTGTGAATCCGGTAAGAGATGATGTTCAGCAATATGAGGCAGATATAATAAAGGAAGTAGTCGAGAATTATGATATAGATGGTATCGTACTTGATAGAGTTAGATTTATAGGCCTTGCGGCAGATTTTAGCGAATATACCAAAGACAAATTTGAAGAATTTATTGGTGAGAAAGTAAATAACTGGCCTGAAGATATATATAAGCTTAAAATGGATGAACATGGAAAAAAACATGTCTTATATGGAAGTCTTTTTGGAAAATGGATAACTTTTAAAGCTTATATTATAAAGAGATTTATACTTAAAATTAGAAGTATAATTAATAACCTGAATAAAAAGGTGGAATTTATCGATTATGTGGGCTCGTGGTACTCTCTATATTATCAGGTTGGTGCAAACTGGGCTAGTGAAAAATATATTCCTGAGGATTATCCATGGGTTAGTAAAGAATATTCAAAAACAGGATATGCAGAATATGTTGATAAACTTATGTCAGGTTTTTATTATCCCGAAGTGACTATAGATGAGGCAATCAAGAATAATAGACCCGCTTACTGGTATAGTGTTGAAGGATCATCTGTTATAGCAAAAAAAGCTACAATGGGTGTTACACCAATTATTGGGAGCCTTTTTGTAAAACAATATGAAGATAATCCTTATCAGTTTAATAAGGCAATTAATATGTGCTTAAATAAATCACAAGGTTGTATGATTTTTGATTTATGTTATATAGATGATTATAATTGGTGGAATCTAATAAAAAGATAG
- a CDS encoding DUF4127 family protein, with protein MCNKVMYIPLDERPCNYIYPKMIMDISDIEMIEPPLDILGNKKIPADIDKLSGWIINNINNVSYLILSIDMLLYGGIVPSRLHKKTTEDCIKRLETLKKLKSINKNLKIIGFNLIMRAPSYNSSDEEPDYYENYGEKIFQYGVISDKLELNIASDDDISNLNKIKNEIPEDALEDLLNRRQVNHIINLKVVDFVKEGIIDFLVIPMDDCSKYGFSARERRKVMKYVDDLDLTDRIYSYPGADEVGCVLTARVFNNIKGIKPTVFIRYSSDIGSTLIPKYEDRSLNETVKYQVISSGGIIVNDSSEADFILMINPPSDITLKLADNWQSILSKEDVNDPERNLNEFVETIDYYIKKGKLCAVADVAMPNGADNRLMMLIKKYKLLNKLLSYGGWNTSSNTLGTVISHSMISSCYLNKNIYTQEQMIASEKFLFLRYLEDWGYQHFVRSSVTDLLSIYGLNYFSLKDKGNLISDIIKKKLYEFRDRYLNDFHYDFDVYMPWNRMFEVGIKIGG; from the coding sequence ATGTGCAATAAAGTAATGTACATACCACTTGATGAAAGGCCGTGCAATTACATATATCCTAAAATGATAATGGATATAAGTGATATTGAAATGATTGAACCTCCTTTAGACATACTGGGTAATAAAAAGATTCCTGCTGATATAGATAAGCTTTCGGGATGGATTATTAATAATATCAATAATGTAAGCTATCTTATATTATCGATTGATATGCTTTTATATGGAGGAATTGTTCCATCGAGACTTCATAAGAAAACAACAGAAGATTGTATTAAAAGACTTGAGACATTGAAAAAATTAAAATCAATAAATAAAAATCTAAAAATAATAGGGTTCAATCTTATCATGAGGGCACCATCATATAATAGTTCTGATGAAGAACCAGATTACTATGAAAATTACGGTGAAAAAATATTTCAATATGGGGTTATATCAGATAAATTAGAGCTTAATATTGCGTCGGATGATGATATTAGCAATCTCAATAAAATCAAAAATGAAATTCCTGAAGATGCTCTTGAAGACTTATTAAATAGAAGGCAAGTAAATCATATAATCAATTTGAAAGTTGTAGACTTTGTAAAAGAAGGAATAATTGATTTTTTAGTTATTCCCATGGATGATTGTTCGAAGTATGGATTTTCTGCAAGAGAACGCAGAAAAGTCATGAAATATGTTGACGACCTTGATTTAACAGATAGGATATATTCATATCCTGGTGCAGACGAAGTGGGATGTGTACTCACTGCAAGAGTATTTAATAATATAAAGGGCATAAAACCAACGGTTTTCATAAGATATTCATCAGATATAGGCAGTACATTAATACCTAAATATGAAGACAGATCTCTTAATGAAACTGTGAAATACCAAGTTATATCTTCAGGTGGAATAATTGTAAATGATAGCTCCGAAGCTGATTTCATTTTAATGATAAATCCACCATCTGATATTACATTGAAATTAGCAGATAATTGGCAGTCGATATTGAGTAAAGAGGATGTCAATGATCCTGAAAGAAATCTAAATGAATTTGTAGAAACGATTGATTATTATATTAAGAAAGGTAAATTATGTGCAGTGGCAGATGTTGCTATGCCAAATGGTGCTGATAATCGTTTAATGATGCTAATTAAGAAATATAAGCTATTAAATAAGCTTCTTTCATATGGAGGATGGAATACATCATCAAATACGCTGGGGACAGTTATATCCCATAGCATGATTTCATCTTGCTATTTAAACAAAAACATATATACACAAGAACAAATGATTGCTTCCGAAAAATTTCTATTTCTTAGGTATCTTGAAGATTGGGGTTATCAACATTTTGTAAGGTCATCTGTAACAGATTTATTAAGCATATATGGTCTTAATTATTTTAGCTTGAAGGATAAAGGCAACCTAATATCTGATATAATAAAAAAGAAGCTTTATGAATTTAGAGATAGATATTTAAACGACTTTCATTATGACTTTGATGTATATATGCCTTGGAATAGGATGTTTGAAGTTGGTATAAAGATTGGAGGATAA
- a CDS encoding GNAT family N-acetyltransferase, which produces MIVIDNISIADVDEILHLWKNNFDEKYHIDKNTFIKKVFDDIDFYYDDSFILKIDGKIIGVIIIKLNNRNIKEYDNCAWLNTLLIDKRFRKHGYGSLLYGNSEEKLKDLGIKKILLGGDVYNFFSGIPEPKSDVELFFKKKGFKLNEFHYDLMADVSELDFNKLDIEINMESVFLVKELQLNNIEKLNKFFDKNFPGRWKYEINNYIKYNGDLRNVILLWNQNDIIGFCKIDININKNGSLGPIGIDKNYRGKKLGNKLLCESLKFLKSRGTKNVFIDWTILKEFYGQFGFKPYKFFKSGFKEIGGILNVQ; this is translated from the coding sequence ATGATAGTAATTGATAATATCTCGATAGCGGATGTTGATGAGATATTACATCTATGGAAAAATAATTTTGATGAAAAATATCATATCGATAAAAATACATTTATAAAGAAAGTTTTTGATGATATTGATTTTTATTATGACGATTCGTTTATTCTGAAAATTGATGGGAAAATCATTGGAGTTATAATAATTAAATTAAATAATAGGAATATAAAAGAGTATGATAATTGTGCATGGTTAAATACTCTGCTGATTGACAAAAGATTTAGAAAACATGGTTATGGTTCATTACTTTATGGAAATTCCGAAGAAAAGCTTAAAGATTTAGGAATAAAAAAAATATTGCTTGGCGGTGATGTATATAATTTCTTTTCTGGAATTCCGGAACCGAAAAGCGATGTAGAATTGTTCTTTAAGAAGAAAGGTTTTAAGTTAAATGAATTTCACTATGATTTAATGGCAGATGTTTCAGAATTAGATTTTAACAAGTTAGATATAGAGATTAATATGGAAAGTGTTTTTTTAGTAAAAGAACTTCAATTAAATAATATAGAGAAGCTTAACAAGTTTTTCGATAAAAATTTTCCTGGTAGGTGGAAATATGAAATTAATAATTATATTAAATATAACGGCGATTTAAGAAATGTAATATTGTTATGGAATCAAAATGATATAATAGGTTTTTGTAAAATTGATATTAATATAAATAAAAATGGTTCACTTGGACCAATTGGAATTGATAAAAATTATCGAGGCAAAAAATTAGGGAATAAGCTTTTATGTGAGTCACTAAAATTCTTAAAATCGAGAGGTACAAAAAATGTTTTTATAGATTGGACAATTCTTAAAGAATTTTATGGACAATTTGGCTTCAAACCATATAAGTTTTTTAAAAGTGGATTTAAAGAAATTGGAGGAATTCTAAATGTGCAATAA
- a CDS encoding PfkB family carbohydrate kinase, which translates to MNNEIIKYYSLIKVNAVDTTAAGDTYIGALATLLSENKSIDATYASAIAVTREGGQVSIHYRDKVNKFIIRYR; encoded by the coding sequence ATGAATAATGAAATTATCAAATATTATTCTTTAATTAAAGTTAATGCAGTTGACACAACCGCTGCGGGTGATACCTATATAGGTGCATTAGCTACATTACTTAGTGAAAATAAAAGCATTGATGCAACATATGCATCTGCAATAGCAGTGACGAGGGAAGGTGGCCAAGTATCAATTCATTATAGAGACAAAGTTAATAAATTTATAATAAGGTATAGGTGA
- a CDS encoding ADP-ribosylglycohydrolase family protein, with translation MQTWYLTNWERVQLELIQADEEGKDIKDYNEKVKSIENEPYDKREKYSGLLLGELNQLPVKDDFPYKEPNTLEEIKNNIIEVPKIDINLSDEIIYDKIYGAWLGRIAGNWLGQPLEVYSMAMGKNSIKAFLKEIGKWPLNEYIDFDLDDMIYEKFKLDKNLKKYSYDKGHSPEDDDINYTVLCLEIIKKYGYDFTSEDVAEAWLNCLPILHTCTAERVAYSNLCQLIMPPESAIYRNPYREWIGAMIRGDFWGYINPGNPWEAAEYAYRDASVSHIKNGIYGEMFVSAMLASAYVFDNPIDVINAGLCVIPKLSRLSLAIQDVINWSKIEPDWEKCLNRIYEKYGHYNVVHTINNACIVALSLIYGNKDFGKSICLAVMSGLDTDCNAATVGSIVGLMLGAKRLPDRFIEPICDTAMTGVYGYNKVKVPDLTKETLNLIRKR, from the coding sequence ATGCAGACATGGTATTTAACGAACTGGGAAAGAGTACAATTGGAATTAATACAGGCCGATGAAGAAGGAAAAGACATAAAAGATTATAATGAAAAAGTAAAATCTATTGAAAATGAACCATATGACAAGAGAGAAAAATATTCGGGTCTACTACTTGGCGAATTGAATCAATTACCCGTAAAAGATGATTTTCCATATAAAGAACCAAATACATTAGAAGAAATTAAAAATAATATTATAGAAGTGCCAAAAATAGACATAAATCTTAGTGATGAAATTATATATGATAAAATCTATGGTGCATGGCTAGGTAGGATAGCAGGAAATTGGCTTGGACAACCATTAGAAGTATATAGTATGGCTATGGGTAAAAATAGCATAAAAGCTTTTTTAAAAGAGATTGGAAAGTGGCCGTTAAATGAATATATAGATTTTGATTTAGATGATATGATTTATGAGAAATTTAAACTTGATAAAAATTTAAAGAAATATAGTTATGATAAAGGACATAGCCCAGAGGATGACGATATTAATTATACAGTGTTGTGCCTTGAAATTATAAAAAAGTATGGATATGATTTTACTTCTGAAGATGTTGCTGAAGCATGGTTAAATTGTCTTCCTATATTGCATACATGTACAGCTGAACGTGTAGCATATTCCAACTTATGTCAACTTATTATGCCACCAGAGTCTGCAATATATCGAAACCCTTATAGAGAATGGATCGGTGCAATGATTAGAGGAGATTTTTGGGGTTATATTAACCCAGGAAATCCGTGGGAAGCGGCTGAATATGCATATCGTGATGCATCTGTATCACATATTAAAAATGGAATATATGGCGAAATGTTTGTGTCTGCTATGTTAGCATCTGCATATGTATTTGATAATCCAATAGATGTTATTAATGCAGGGCTTTGTGTAATACCAAAGTTGAGTCGTCTTTCATTAGCAATACAGGATGTTATCAATTGGAGTAAAATCGAACCTGATTGGGAAAAATGCCTAAATAGAATATATGAGAAATATGGACATTATAATGTTGTTCATACAATAAATAATGCCTGTATAGTTGCTTTATCATTAATTTATGGTAATAAAGATTTTGGAAAATCTATATGTTTAGCTGTTATGAGTGGATTAGATACAGACTGTAATGCTGCTACGGTAGGTTCAATTGTTGGACTTATGCTTGGAGCAAAAAGATTGCCTGATAGATTCATAGAGCCTATATGCGATACCGCAATGACAGGAGTGTACGGCTATAACAAGGTTAAAGTACCAGATCTTACTAAAGAAACATTAAATTTAATAAGAAAAAGATAG